The Amphiura filiformis chromosome 12, Afil_fr2py, whole genome shotgun sequence genome includes a region encoding these proteins:
- the LOC140166586 gene encoding alkaline phosphatase-like, with product MDIKLVLGLVVVVAVVCAIPYVQSQEIRCANRCFAEVEESLPCQCNRACQKYGNCCEDFELQCLVEHWKKYGRDELQKALKKQELNKNLAKNVIIFIGDGMDLTTVTAARILKGQQKGLAGEEEKIVWETFPYTGLLKTYATDRQIPDSAATATALFCGVKTKSSTIGVDDRIEVENCATQEGASVDSVMVDAQEMGKSTGIVTNSYVSDATPGAMYAHSAYRRWLSGPVDGCEDVTSQIISKADKVNVIMGGGRAFMLPNTTADPEDPDSLGTRTDGRNLIEEWTALHEGHNSQYVWKDEDLTAVDIDETDYLLGLFAYYRTTYENDRTPETRDPSLAEMTTKAIEILQKNKNGFLLMVEGALIDIAHHFGIGQDALNETIALDEAVSAALDMVNLDETLVIVTADHSHGMSMSSGYSSRGNPILGLNDQAIGNDKLPYTTLLYNQGPGGVEELDSIKETGHRRNLTNEETMASGFHQSSLIPSSYATHGGVDIPVYAIGPMAHMLDSTHEQNYVAHVIRHAACMGEYADDCSRFPTRRNKARKRPASANIGY from the exons ATGGACATAAAACTTGTACTTGGTCTTGTGGTTGTGGTTGCAGTCGTGTGTGCGATTCCCTACGTCCAATCTCAAG AAATCCGCTGCGCGAATAGATGTTTTGCCGAAGTTGAAGAGTCGTTGCCATGCCAGTGTAACCGTGCGTGCCAAAAATATGGCAATTGTTGCGAAGATTTCGAACTTCAGTGTCTTG TTGAGCACTGGAAGAAATATGGCCGTGATGAGTTACAAAAGGCTTTGAAGAAACAggaattaaacaaaaatcttgCTAAAAATGTCATAATTTTTATTGGCGACGGCATGGACTTGACGACGGTTACCGCTGCCAGGATACTTAAAGGACAACAGAAGGGACTTGCGGGAGAAGAGGAGAAGATTGTATGGGAAACCTTCCCATATACAGGATTATTGAAG ACGTACGCAACTGACCGTCAAATACCAGACTCGGCCGCTACTGCAACAGCCTTGTTTTGCGGCGTCAAGACAAAATCCAGTACAATTGGCGTTGATGACAGGATTGAGGTAGAAAACTGTGCCACACAAGAGGGCGCTAGCGTCGATTCTGTAATGGTTGATGCTCAAGAAATGG GTAAATCTACTGGTATCGTCACCAATTCTTATGTTTCGGATGCCACACCAGGCGCTATGTATGCACATTCTGCATACCGCCGATGGTTAAGCGGACCAGTCGATGGATGCGAAGATGTGACCTCGCAAATAATTTCTAAAGCTGACAAAGTTAAC GTCATAATGGGTGGAGGCCGTGCTTTTATGTTACCCAACACTACTGCAGATCCTGAGGATCCTGACTCCTTAGGAACTCGTACCGATGGCCGTAATCTGATAGAGGAATGGACTGCTCTACATGAAGGGCACAATTCTCAGTATGTATGGAAGGATGAAGATCTGACGGCTGTAGATATCGATGAGACGGATTACTTGTTAG GGTTATTTGCATATTATCGCACGACATATGAAAACGACCGTACCCCTGAAACCCGTGATCCATCTCTAGCAGAAATGACAACCAAGGCCATCGAAATCTTACAGAAGAACAAGAATGGGTTCTTGCTTATGGTTGAGG gagCGTTAATAGACATTGCTCACCACTTTGGAATAGGTCAGGATGCTTTGAATGAAACTATTGCCTTGGACGAGGCTGTTTCTGCAGCATTAGACATGGTCAACCTCGACGAGACACTGGTTATTGTTACAGCCGATCATTCCCATGGAATGTCAATGAGTAGTGGCTATTCGTCCAGGGGAAACCCCATATTGG GTCTCAATGATCAAGCAATCGGTAATGATAAGCTACCATATACCACACTTTTGTACAACCAAGGACCGGGGGGCGTGGAGGAACTAGACAGCATTAAGGAAACGGGTCATAGACGGAATCTTACCAACGAGGAGACAA TGGCTAGCGGCTTTCACCAATCATCTCTGATTCCATCTTCGTATGCGACCCACGGAGGAGTCGATATACCAGTATACGCCATTGGTCCTATGGCACACATGCTGGACAGCACCCACGAACAGAATTATGTCGCTCATGTCATCCGCCACGCAGCATGCATGGGCGAATACGCAGATGATTGTTCCCGTTTTCCAACTCGTCGCAACAAGGCTAGAAAGCGTCCAGCCTCTGCCAACATTGGTTATTAG
- the LOC140165548 gene encoding alkaline phosphatase, tissue-nonspecific isozyme-like: MDIKLVLGLAVAVACAIPCVQSQESSCEKRCFVEFDESLQCQCNKECKTHGDCCEDFGLSCLVEPWKKYGRDEVQKALKKQELNKNLAKNIIVFIGDGMDLTTVTAARILKGQQKGLAGEEEKIVWETFPSTGLLKTYSTDRQTPDSACTSTALFCGVKTKYNALGVDDRIEVENCATQEVASVDSVMVDAQDIGKSTGLVTNSYVSDATPAGLYAHSAYRRWLNGPVDGCEDVTAQIISKADKVNVIMGGGRTYMLPNTTADPEDPDSLGTRTDGRNLIEEWTALHEGDNYQYVWNDEDLTAVDADETDYLLGLFAPVRMTYENDRTPETRDPSLAEMTTKAIEILQKNRNGFFLMVEGALIDIAHHRGIGQDALNDTIALDKAVSAALDMVNLDETLVIVTADHSHGMSMSSGYSSRGNPILGELQPIFGLKFRLFYVLTSDIIH; the protein is encoded by the exons aatCCAGTTGCGAGAAGAGATGTTTTGTCGAATTTGACGAGTCCTTGCAATGTCAGTGTAACAAGGAGTGCAAAACACATGGCGATTGCTGCGAAGACTTCGGACTCAGCTGTCTTG TTGAACCCTGGAAGAAATATGGCCGTGATGAGGTACAAAAGGCTTTGAAGAAACAggaattaaacaaaaatcttgCTAAAAATATTATCGTTTTTATTGGCGACGGCATGGACTTGACGACGGTTACCGCGGCCAGGATACTTAAAGGACAACAGAAGGGACTTGCGGGAGAAGAGGAGAAGATTGTATGGGAAACATTTCCATCTACAGGATTATTGAAG ACGTACTCTACTGATCGTCAAACACCAGACTCTGCCTGTACTTCAACGGCCTTGTTTTGCGGGGtcaagacaaaatacaatgctctTGGCGTTGATGACAGGATTGAGGTAGAAAACTGTGCCACTCAAGAGGTCGCGAGCGTCGATTCTGTAATGGTTGATGCTCAAGATATAG GTAAATCTACTGGTTTAGTCACCAATTCTTATGTTTCGGATGCCACACCAGCCGGGTTGTATGCCCATTCTGCATACCGCCGATGGCTTAACGGACCAGTCGATGGATGCGAGGATGTGACCGCGCAAATAATTTCTAAAGCTGATAAAGTTAAC GTCATAATGGGTGGAGGCCGTACATACATGTTACCCAACACTACTGCAGATCCCGAGGATCCTGACTCCTTAGGAACTCGTACCGATGGTCGTAATCTCATAGAGGAATGGACTGCTCTACATGAAGGGGACAATTATCAGTATGTATGGAACGATGAAGATCTGACGGCTGTGGATGCTGACGAGACGGATTACTTGTTAG GTCTATTTGCGCCTGTTCGTATGACATATGAAAACGACCGTACCCCTGAAACCCGTGACCCATCTCTAGCAGAAATGACAACCAAGGCCATAGAAATATTACAGAAGAACAGGAATGGGTTCTTTCTTATGGTTGAGG GAGCGTTGATAGACATTGCTCACCACCGTGGAATAGGTCAAGATGCTCTGAATGATACTATTGCCTTGGACAAGGCTGTTTCTGCAGCATTAGACATGGTCAACCTCGACGAGACACTTGTTATTGTTACAGCCGATCATTCCCATGGAATGTCAATGAGTAGCGGTTATTCGTCTAGAGGAAACCCCATATTGGGTGAGTTACAACCGATTTTTGGTCTCAAGTTCCGTTTGTTTTACGTTCTTACCAGTGATATTATCCACTAA